The proteins below are encoded in one region of Maribacter aestuarii:
- a CDS encoding CPBP family intramembrane glutamic endopeptidase, translated as MKVFKDGSWSWKVTTIVTLLSLILFLGIINPISSLIPMPEAIKDAIAELIHQTGIYSFLMVVILAPIFEEYIFRGVILRGLLKTISPIKAVLLSSFLFGIVHLNPWQFVTAFLIGIFSGWLYYKFKDLKLCILVHFCVNAIGFFSRFYLKDNLDVMELDYIDMLGGLQNYILIIIISSSLCLLGIVCLNRTSNQPKN; from the coding sequence TTGAAGGTTTTTAAGGATGGTTCTTGGAGTTGGAAAGTAACCACCATAGTAACCCTTCTCTCCCTCATTCTTTTTCTTGGAATTATAAATCCTATAAGCAGCCTTATACCCATGCCGGAGGCTATAAAAGATGCAATAGCAGAATTAATACATCAGACAGGAATATATTCTTTCTTGATGGTGGTAATCTTAGCCCCTATTTTTGAGGAATACATCTTTCGCGGAGTTATATTGAGGGGATTGCTCAAAACCATCTCCCCAATAAAAGCAGTATTACTTTCAAGCTTTCTCTTCGGTATAGTACACTTAAATCCTTGGCAATTTGTAACCGCATTTTTAATTGGAATTTTTTCAGGTTGGCTCTATTACAAATTCAAGGATTTAAAGCTATGTATTCTAGTACATTTCTGCGTAAACGCAATTGGTTTTTTCTCCAGATTTTATTTAAAGGATAATTTGGATGTCATGGAACTGGACTATATAGATATGTTGGGCGGTCTGCAGAACTATATTTTGATAATTATTATTTCCAGTTCGCTATGTCTATTGGGCATTGTGTGTTTGAATAGAACATCCAATCAACCTAAAAATTAA